A window of the Brassica oleracea var. oleracea cultivar TO1000 chromosome C1, BOL, whole genome shotgun sequence genome harbors these coding sequences:
- the LOC106310116 gene encoding transcription factor bHLH112-like isoform X3, with product MGDEFQATAAICGSGGGAWWSSPRSVMSPSDHFLSPCFGATITSDDFGCQENNIKSRNTCKDNNIISGQREADSDSGGSTVTIDSTLQMMGLGFSSNSSSDWNHTILQEDLNSSFLRSSQDHGQGFLSTTASPYLLNPACSSSSSTSSSSSLLRTFYDPEPNPYSFVSTTSCSLNNLHASWANNNINPNHQASHGLINSFSANTNSLPFWNSSLTTNLNNTTQNSYVTTPLIIPPRGDDKTKKTRGQSESLKRGKYNEPASKKQRVTTPSPLPNFKVRKENLRDQITSLQQLVSPFGKTDTASVLQEAIEYIKFLHDQVTVLSTPYMKQGAPIHQQQQDGNDNQELRAHGLCLVPISSTFPVANETTADFWTPTFGGNNFR from the exons ATGGGTGATGAGTTTCAAGCAACGGCAGCAATTTGCGGTAGCGGAGGCGGTGCTTGGTGGAGCTCGCCGAGAAGCGTTATGTCTCCTTCGGATCATTTCTTGTCGCCTTGTTTCGGAGCTACGATCACTTCCGATGATTTTGGCTGTCAAGAGAATAATATCAAATCTAGGAATACTTGTAAAGACAACAACATCATTTCTGGGCAGCGAGAGGCCGATTCCGACAGTGGAGGAAGCACCGTGACGATCGACTCGACGCTGCAAATGATGGGTCTAGGGTTTTCCTCGAACTCTTCTTCAGATTGGAACCACACAATTTT ACAGGAAGACTTAAACTCTAGCTTCTTAAGGAGCTCACAAGATCATGGCCAAGGATTCTTATCGACAACTGCTTCACCTTATCTTCTTAATCCAGCTTGCTCTTCATCTTCATCAACTTCTTCTTCCTCGAGCTTGTTACGAACCTTTTATGATCCCGAACCCAACCCGTACAGCTTCGTTTCCACCACTAGCTGCTCATTAAACAACCTTCACGCCTCTTGGGCTAATAATAATATAAATCCTAATCATCAAGCTTCTCATGGACTAATTAACAGCTTCTCTGCCAACACAAACTCTCTACCCTTTTGGAATTCTTCATTAACCACTAACTTAAATAACACGACGCAGAACAGTTATGTAACCACTCCGCTGATAATACCCCCTCGCGGTGACGATAAAACCAAG AAGACAAGAGGCCAGAGTGAGTCTTTGAAGAGAGGAAAGTACAATGAACCTGCGTCGAAGAAACAGAGAGTTACCACGCCTTCACCCTTGCCAAATTTTAAG GTGAGAAAAGAGAACCTAAGGGACCAGATTACTTCATTGCAACAGCTGGTTTCACCTTTCGGAAAG ACAGATACTGCATCAGTTCTCCAAGAAGCTATAGAGTACATCAAGTTCCTTCACGATCAAGTCACT GTTCTAAGTACTCCATACATGAAACAAGGTGCCCCGATCCATCAACAACAGCAG GATGGAAACGATAATCAAGAACTAAGAGCACACGGTCTATGTCTCGTCCCGATATCAAGCACTTTTCCGGTGGCTAATGAAACAACCGCCGATTTTTGGACACCGACGTTTGGGGGAAACAATTTCAG GTGA
- the LOC106310116 gene encoding transcription factor bHLH112-like isoform X2, translating to MGDEFQATAAICGSGGGAWWSSPRSVMSPSDHFLSPCFGATITSDDFGCQENNIKSRNTCKDNNIISGQREADSDSGGSTVTIDSTLQMMGLGFSSNSSSDWNHTILQEDLNSSFLRSSQDHGQGFLSTTASPYLLNPACSSSSSTSSSSSLLRTFYDPEPNPYSFVSTTSCSLNNLHASWANNNINPNHQASHGLINSFSANTNSLPFWNSSLTTNLNNTTQNSYVTTPLIIPPRGDDKTKTRGQSESLKRGKYNEPASKKQRVTTPSPLPNFKVRKENLRDQITSLQQLVSPFGKTDTASVLQEAIEYIKFLHDQVTVLSTPYMKQGAPIHQQQQDGNDNQELRAHGLCLVPISSTFPVANETTADFWTPTFGGNNFRKIKFASHDQGLNHYLEKK from the exons ATGGGTGATGAGTTTCAAGCAACGGCAGCAATTTGCGGTAGCGGAGGCGGTGCTTGGTGGAGCTCGCCGAGAAGCGTTATGTCTCCTTCGGATCATTTCTTGTCGCCTTGTTTCGGAGCTACGATCACTTCCGATGATTTTGGCTGTCAAGAGAATAATATCAAATCTAGGAATACTTGTAAAGACAACAACATCATTTCTGGGCAGCGAGAGGCCGATTCCGACAGTGGAGGAAGCACCGTGACGATCGACTCGACGCTGCAAATGATGGGTCTAGGGTTTTCCTCGAACTCTTCTTCAGATTGGAACCACACAATTTT ACAGGAAGACTTAAACTCTAGCTTCTTAAGGAGCTCACAAGATCATGGCCAAGGATTCTTATCGACAACTGCTTCACCTTATCTTCTTAATCCAGCTTGCTCTTCATCTTCATCAACTTCTTCTTCCTCGAGCTTGTTACGAACCTTTTATGATCCCGAACCCAACCCGTACAGCTTCGTTTCCACCACTAGCTGCTCATTAAACAACCTTCACGCCTCTTGGGCTAATAATAATATAAATCCTAATCATCAAGCTTCTCATGGACTAATTAACAGCTTCTCTGCCAACACAAACTCTCTACCCTTTTGGAATTCTTCATTAACCACTAACTTAAATAACACGACGCAGAACAGTTATGTAACCACTCCGCTGATAATACCCCCTCGCGGTGACGATAAAACCAAG ACAAGAGGCCAGAGTGAGTCTTTGAAGAGAGGAAAGTACAATGAACCTGCGTCGAAGAAACAGAGAGTTACCACGCCTTCACCCTTGCCAAATTTTAAG GTGAGAAAAGAGAACCTAAGGGACCAGATTACTTCATTGCAACAGCTGGTTTCACCTTTCGGAAAG ACAGATACTGCATCAGTTCTCCAAGAAGCTATAGAGTACATCAAGTTCCTTCACGATCAAGTCACT GTTCTAAGTACTCCATACATGAAACAAGGTGCCCCGATCCATCAACAACAGCAG GATGGAAACGATAATCAAGAACTAAGAGCACACGGTCTATGTCTCGTCCCGATATCAAGCACTTTTCCGGTGGCTAATGAAACAACCGCCGATTTTTGGACACCGACGTTTGGGGGAAACAATTTCAG AAAAATAAAATTCGCAAGTCATGATCAAGGATTGAATCATTACTTGGAGAAAAAGTAG
- the LOC106310116 gene encoding transcription factor bHLH112-like isoform X1 yields the protein MGDEFQATAAICGSGGGAWWSSPRSVMSPSDHFLSPCFGATITSDDFGCQENNIKSRNTCKDNNIISGQREADSDSGGSTVTIDSTLQMMGLGFSSNSSSDWNHTILQEDLNSSFLRSSQDHGQGFLSTTASPYLLNPACSSSSSTSSSSSLLRTFYDPEPNPYSFVSTTSCSLNNLHASWANNNINPNHQASHGLINSFSANTNSLPFWNSSLTTNLNNTTQNSYVTTPLIIPPRGDDKTKKTRGQSESLKRGKYNEPASKKQRVTTPSPLPNFKVRKENLRDQITSLQQLVSPFGKTDTASVLQEAIEYIKFLHDQVTVLSTPYMKQGAPIHQQQQDGNDNQELRAHGLCLVPISSTFPVANETTADFWTPTFGGNNFRKIKFASHDQGLNHYLEKK from the exons ATGGGTGATGAGTTTCAAGCAACGGCAGCAATTTGCGGTAGCGGAGGCGGTGCTTGGTGGAGCTCGCCGAGAAGCGTTATGTCTCCTTCGGATCATTTCTTGTCGCCTTGTTTCGGAGCTACGATCACTTCCGATGATTTTGGCTGTCAAGAGAATAATATCAAATCTAGGAATACTTGTAAAGACAACAACATCATTTCTGGGCAGCGAGAGGCCGATTCCGACAGTGGAGGAAGCACCGTGACGATCGACTCGACGCTGCAAATGATGGGTCTAGGGTTTTCCTCGAACTCTTCTTCAGATTGGAACCACACAATTTT ACAGGAAGACTTAAACTCTAGCTTCTTAAGGAGCTCACAAGATCATGGCCAAGGATTCTTATCGACAACTGCTTCACCTTATCTTCTTAATCCAGCTTGCTCTTCATCTTCATCAACTTCTTCTTCCTCGAGCTTGTTACGAACCTTTTATGATCCCGAACCCAACCCGTACAGCTTCGTTTCCACCACTAGCTGCTCATTAAACAACCTTCACGCCTCTTGGGCTAATAATAATATAAATCCTAATCATCAAGCTTCTCATGGACTAATTAACAGCTTCTCTGCCAACACAAACTCTCTACCCTTTTGGAATTCTTCATTAACCACTAACTTAAATAACACGACGCAGAACAGTTATGTAACCACTCCGCTGATAATACCCCCTCGCGGTGACGATAAAACCAAG AAGACAAGAGGCCAGAGTGAGTCTTTGAAGAGAGGAAAGTACAATGAACCTGCGTCGAAGAAACAGAGAGTTACCACGCCTTCACCCTTGCCAAATTTTAAG GTGAGAAAAGAGAACCTAAGGGACCAGATTACTTCATTGCAACAGCTGGTTTCACCTTTCGGAAAG ACAGATACTGCATCAGTTCTCCAAGAAGCTATAGAGTACATCAAGTTCCTTCACGATCAAGTCACT GTTCTAAGTACTCCATACATGAAACAAGGTGCCCCGATCCATCAACAACAGCAG GATGGAAACGATAATCAAGAACTAAGAGCACACGGTCTATGTCTCGTCCCGATATCAAGCACTTTTCCGGTGGCTAATGAAACAACCGCCGATTTTTGGACACCGACGTTTGGGGGAAACAATTTCAG AAAAATAAAATTCGCAAGTCATGATCAAGGATTGAATCATTACTTGGAGAAAAAGTAG
- the LOC106310116 gene encoding transcription factor bHLH112-like isoform X4 — MGDEFQATAAICGSGGGAWWSSPRSVMSPSDHFLSPCFGATITSDDFGCQENNIKSRNTCKDNNIISGQREADSDSGGSTVTIDSTLQMMGLGFSSNSSSDWNHTILQEDLNSSFLRSSQDHGQGFLSTTASPYLLNPACSSSSSTSSSSSLLRTFYDPEPNPYSFVSTTSCSLNNLHASWANNNINPNHQASHGLINSFSANTNSLPFWNSSLTTNLNNTTQNSYVTTPLIIPPRGDDKTKTRGQSESLKRGKYNEPASKKQRVTTPSPLPNFKVRKENLRDQITSLQQLVSPFGKTDTASVLQEAIEYIKFLHDQVTVLSTPYMKQGAPIHQQQQDGNDNQELRAHGLCLVPISSTFPVANETTADFWTPTFGGNNFR; from the exons ATGGGTGATGAGTTTCAAGCAACGGCAGCAATTTGCGGTAGCGGAGGCGGTGCTTGGTGGAGCTCGCCGAGAAGCGTTATGTCTCCTTCGGATCATTTCTTGTCGCCTTGTTTCGGAGCTACGATCACTTCCGATGATTTTGGCTGTCAAGAGAATAATATCAAATCTAGGAATACTTGTAAAGACAACAACATCATTTCTGGGCAGCGAGAGGCCGATTCCGACAGTGGAGGAAGCACCGTGACGATCGACTCGACGCTGCAAATGATGGGTCTAGGGTTTTCCTCGAACTCTTCTTCAGATTGGAACCACACAATTTT ACAGGAAGACTTAAACTCTAGCTTCTTAAGGAGCTCACAAGATCATGGCCAAGGATTCTTATCGACAACTGCTTCACCTTATCTTCTTAATCCAGCTTGCTCTTCATCTTCATCAACTTCTTCTTCCTCGAGCTTGTTACGAACCTTTTATGATCCCGAACCCAACCCGTACAGCTTCGTTTCCACCACTAGCTGCTCATTAAACAACCTTCACGCCTCTTGGGCTAATAATAATATAAATCCTAATCATCAAGCTTCTCATGGACTAATTAACAGCTTCTCTGCCAACACAAACTCTCTACCCTTTTGGAATTCTTCATTAACCACTAACTTAAATAACACGACGCAGAACAGTTATGTAACCACTCCGCTGATAATACCCCCTCGCGGTGACGATAAAACCAAG ACAAGAGGCCAGAGTGAGTCTTTGAAGAGAGGAAAGTACAATGAACCTGCGTCGAAGAAACAGAGAGTTACCACGCCTTCACCCTTGCCAAATTTTAAG GTGAGAAAAGAGAACCTAAGGGACCAGATTACTTCATTGCAACAGCTGGTTTCACCTTTCGGAAAG ACAGATACTGCATCAGTTCTCCAAGAAGCTATAGAGTACATCAAGTTCCTTCACGATCAAGTCACT GTTCTAAGTACTCCATACATGAAACAAGGTGCCCCGATCCATCAACAACAGCAG GATGGAAACGATAATCAAGAACTAAGAGCACACGGTCTATGTCTCGTCCCGATATCAAGCACTTTTCCGGTGGCTAATGAAACAACCGCCGATTTTTGGACACCGACGTTTGGGGGAAACAATTTCAGGTAG